The following are encoded together in the Ranitomeya imitator isolate aRanImi1 chromosome 4, aRanImi1.pri, whole genome shotgun sequence genome:
- the LOC138675822 gene encoding uncharacterized protein, with protein MDFKSREASWQGQINAVFLNNDVASNDTGGLKFDEIFKNIKNLTYKRTRCWWSKAFLENYIQHNLIPRGLHIHVTPSFPVGDEVFIKDWEEVCNSASKKLMELLVKYNSTNLMETDRSLDEVYIKAKACLTTEQIGTLDGQLEKLMDQWIKEIRTNQTSKLHRDQRDFASGKVYKWRRPNLYSGDRDRSASISSNQAPSDVSGASCSASVVTSVASTPKRKREPRYAPAKRSFGYSPGNSNLKVINLSNHVLTDIEIDILQKGLMFCPAAQFNKFTAVKDLHLFARKLMFKKLFHNEGTLQLFPTEAEQEALTILDELAREHNEPVGVIYLPACQFFLVPCHYGICSSGGLDVGVLRMREMILLRVKLDICGKWNMLYAMRVLILYCILYYIYRIS; from the exons ATGGATTTTAAGTCCAGGGAGGCATCGTGGCAGGGGCAGATAAATGCGGTATTCCTGAACAATGATGTGGCATCAAATGATACTGGTGGTTTAAAATTTGACGAAAtatttaaaaatatcaaaaatttgacctATAAAAGAACACGGTGTTGGTGGAGCAAAGCGTTCCTGGAAAATTACATCCAGCATAACCTGATCCCTAGGGGGTTGCACATACACGTCACCCCATCGTTCCCTGTAGGTGATGAAGTATTCATTAAGGATTGGGAAGAAGTCTGCAATTCGGCCTCTAAAAAATTGATGGAACTCCTGGTTAAATATAACTCCACGAATCTGATGGAAACTGATAGATCTCTGGATGAGGTGTATATTAAGGCTAAAGCCTGTCTAACCACGGAACAAATTGGCACATTGGATGGTCAATTAGAGAAACTCATGGATCAGTGGATTAAGGAAATTCGTACAAATCAGACGAGCAAGCTGCATAGAGATCAGAGGGATTTTGCAAGTGGTAAGGTCTACAAGTGGCGTAGACCAAATTTATACAGTGGAGATCGTGATCGAAGTGCCTCCATCTCATCAAATCAAGCCCCTAGTGATGTCTCTGGTGCCTCCTGTTCTGCCTCTGTGGTCACATCAGTCGCCTCTACGCCAAAACGCAAACGAGAACCACGTTATGCACCAGCTAAGCGCAGTTTCGGGTATTCTCCAGGAAATTCCAACTTAAAGGTGATTAACCTGAGCAATCATGTATTAACTGACATTGAAATTGATATCCTTCAAAAGGGTTTGATGTTTTGTCCCGCAGCCCAATTTAACAAATTTACTGCTGTGAAGGACTTACATTTATTTGCCAGAAAGCTGATGTTCAAAAAACTATTTCATAATGAGGGTACATTGCAATTGTTTcccacagaggcggaacaggaggcactgACCATCCTTGATGAATTGGCTAGAGAACATAATGAACCAGTGGGAG tgatctacttacctgcatgtcaatttttcttggtTCCTTGCCATTATGGGATTTGTAGTTCAGGAGGGCTCGATGTGGGTGTGCTTCGGATGAGGGAGATGATTCTGCTCCGAGTCAAGCTGGATATCTGTGGAAAATGGAATATGTTATATGCAATGCGTGTCCttatattatattgtatattgTATTATATATATAGGATTTCATGA